Proteins from a genomic interval of Salmo trutta chromosome 39, fSalTru1.1, whole genome shotgun sequence:
- the LOC115179511 gene encoding zinc finger protein 665 isoform X2 — MASVKLEDCSQTLELNVNIKDEEEEEKIGKSVFHGDHVETFSTSREQQQEDHRAKRSHHCPHCEEIFPILSKLKTHLKIHTGENPYSCTDCGKRFTTSGVLTVHQRVHTGEKPYFCSDCGKSFSKQNNLKYHQRIHTGEKPYSCSDCGASFSRLNTLKTHQLIHTGEKPYSCSDCGKSFSVMGNLKTHERIHTGVKPYSCSDCGKIFSQLGHLKRHEHIHTGVKPYYCSDCGKCFTTSTHLKVHQSTHTEEKPYSCSDCGKSFSRLGLLKTHELIHTGVKPYSCSDCGKCFTTSTELNIHQRTHTGEKPYSCSDCGKSFSVMGNLKTHERMHTGVKPYSCSDCGKCFTTSTELKVHQRTHTGVKPYSCSDCGKSFSVLGNLKIHEHLHTGVKPYSCSDCGKCFTTSTELNIHQRTHTGEKPYSCSDCGKSFSVLGNLKTHERLHSGEKSYSCSDCGTSFSQMGQLKRHQGKHKGEKPYH; from the coding sequence GAGACCATGTTGAGAcattctctacatccagagagcaacagcaggaagatcacagagctaagaggtctcaccactgcccacattgtgaggagattttcccaattctatcaaagctaaaaacacacctaaaaatacacacaggagagaatccctATTCCTgtactgactgtgggaagagattcacaacATCAGGGGTTctgacagttcatcagagagtgcacactggagagaagccttacttctgctctgactgtggaaagagtttctctaaACAGAACAACTTAAAATATCACCAgcgaatacatacaggagagaagccttactcctgctctgactgtggggcgAGTTTCTCTCGACTCAATACCTTAAAAACACACCAACTTATACATACAGGTGAAAAGCCTTACTCCtgttctgactgtgggaagagtttctctgTAATGGGCaacttaaaaacacatgaacgtatacatacaggagtgaagccttactcctgctctgactgtggaaagattTTCTCTCAACTGGGCCACTTAAAAAGACATGAACATATACATACAGGAGTGAAGCCTTactactgctctgactgtggaaaatgcttcacaacatcaactcATCTTAAAGTTCATCAGAGTACACACACAgaagagaagccttactcctgctctgactgtgggaagagtttctctcgactgggcctcttaaaaacacatgaacttatacatacaggagtgaagccttactcctgctctgactgtggaaaatgcttcacaacatcaactgagctaaatattcatcagagaacacacacaggagagaagccttactcctgctctgactgtggaaagagtttctctgtAATGGGCaacttaaaaacacatgaacgtatgcatacaggagtgaagccttactcctgctctgactgtggaaaatgcttcacaacatcaacaGAGCTAAaggttcatcagagaacacacacaggagtgaagccttactcctgctctgactgtggaaagagtttctctgtACTGGGCAACTTAAAAATACATGAACATTTACATACAGGagtgaagccttactcctgctctgactgtggaaaatgcttcacaacatcaactgagctaaatattcatcagagaacacacacaggagagaagccttactcctgctctgactgtggaaagagtttttctGTACTGGGCaacttaaaaacacatgaacgtTTACATTCAGGAGAGAAgtcttactcctgctctgactgtggaacgagtttctctcaaatgggccagttaaaaagacaccaaggtaaacataaaggagagaagccttaccactga
- the LOC115179511 gene encoding zinc finger protein 665 isoform X3 → MTSVKLEDCSQTLEMNVNIKDEEEEEKIGTSVSHGDHVETFSTSREQQQEDHRAKRSHHCPHCEEIFPILSKLKTHLKIHTGENPYSCTDCGKRFTTSGVLTVHQRVHTGEKPYFCSDCGKSFSKQNNLKYHQRIHTGEKPYSCSDCGASFSRLNTLKTHQLIHTGEKPYSCSDCGKSFSVMGNLKTHERIHTGVKPYSCSDCGKIFSQLGHLKRHEHIHTGVKPYYCSDCGKCFTTSTHLKVHQSTHTEEKPYSCSDCGKSFSRLGLLKTHELIHTGVKPYSCSDCGKCFTTSTELNIHQRTHTGEKPYSCSDCGKSFSVMGNLKTHERMHTGVKPYSCSDCGKCFTTSTELKVHQRTHTGVKPYSCSDCGKSFSVLGNLKIHEHLHTGVKPYSCSDCGKCFTTSTELNIHQRTHTGEKPYSCSDCGKSFSVLGNLKTHERLHSGEKSYSCSDCGTSFSQMGQLKRHQGKHKGEKPYH, encoded by the coding sequence GAGACCATGTTGAGAcattctctacatccagagagcaacagcaggaagatcacagagctaagaggtctcaccactgcccacattgtgaggagattttcccaattctatcaaagctaaaaacacacctaaaaatacacacaggagagaatccctATTCCTgtactgactgtgggaagagattcacaacATCAGGGGTTctgacagttcatcagagagtgcacactggagagaagccttacttctgctctgactgtggaaagagtttctctaaACAGAACAACTTAAAATATCACCAgcgaatacatacaggagagaagccttactcctgctctgactgtggggcgAGTTTCTCTCGACTCAATACCTTAAAAACACACCAACTTATACATACAGGTGAAAAGCCTTACTCCtgttctgactgtgggaagagtttctctgTAATGGGCaacttaaaaacacatgaacgtatacatacaggagtgaagccttactcctgctctgactgtggaaagattTTCTCTCAACTGGGCCACTTAAAAAGACATGAACATATACATACAGGAGTGAAGCCTTactactgctctgactgtggaaaatgcttcacaacatcaactcATCTTAAAGTTCATCAGAGTACACACACAgaagagaagccttactcctgctctgactgtgggaagagtttctctcgactgggcctcttaaaaacacatgaacttatacatacaggagtgaagccttactcctgctctgactgtggaaaatgcttcacaacatcaactgagctaaatattcatcagagaacacacacaggagagaagccttactcctgctctgactgtggaaagagtttctctgtAATGGGCaacttaaaaacacatgaacgtatgcatacaggagtgaagccttactcctgctctgactgtggaaaatgcttcacaacatcaacaGAGCTAAaggttcatcagagaacacacacaggagtgaagccttactcctgctctgactgtggaaagagtttctctgtACTGGGCAACTTAAAAATACATGAACATTTACATACAGGagtgaagccttactcctgctctgactgtggaaaatgcttcacaacatcaactgagctaaatattcatcagagaacacacacaggagagaagccttactcctgctctgactgtggaaagagtttttctGTACTGGGCaacttaaaaacacatgaacgtTTACATTCAGGAGAGAAgtcttactcctgctctgactgtggaacgagtttctctcaaatgggccagttaaaaagacaccaaggtaaacataaaggagagaagccttaccactga